In a genomic window of Scyliorhinus torazame isolate Kashiwa2021f chromosome 5, sScyTor2.1, whole genome shotgun sequence:
- the LOC140419572 gene encoding uncharacterized protein produces the protein MEGKSIVHSGEKPYTCCVCGRGFSQSSGLTRHKCSHTEEKPWKCADCGKGFTYPSKLETHRRSHTGERPFICSKCGKGFTQPSALSTHQRLHSRERPFTCSTCGKGFTISAHLLSHQLVHTDEKPFQCPDCGRCYKRSGDLMCHQRVHTDERPFRCSQCGTGFRRSSNLTVHQRTHTVERPFVCTKCGKRFTQSSDLQKHQRIHTGERPFQCPDCEKCYKRFGELLQHQRVHTDERPFRCSHCGTGFRRSSHLTVHQRTHTGERPFVCSECGKRFIQSSELLNHQQIHTDERPFHCPDCGNCYKCSGELMRHQRVHTDKRPFRCSRCGTGFRQSSHLTAHQRIHTGERPFACSWCGKGFTQSSALQKHQRVHTGERPFTCSKCRKGFATSSLLLKHQRGHK, from the coding sequence atggaaggaaaaagcatcgttcacagtggggagaaaccatacacatgttgtgtgtgtggacgaggattcagtcaatcatcaggcctcacaagacacaaatgcagtcacactgaggagaaaccgtggaaatgtgcggactgtgggaaaggattcacttatccatccaagctggaaactcatcgacgcagtcacactggggagagaccattcatctgctccaagtgtgggaagggattcactcagccatccgctctgtccacacaccagcgacttcactccagggagagaccattcacctgctccacatgtgggaaaggatttactatttcagcccacttgctgagtcaccagctagttcacactgatgagaaaccgtttcaatgtccagactgcgggaggtGCTATAAAAGATCTGGGgatctgatgtgccatcaacgtgttcacactgacgagagaccattcaggtgctctcagtgtgggactgggttcagacgatcatctaacctcactgtacatcagcgaactcacacagtggagaggccattcgtctgcaccaagtgtgggaagagattcactcagtcatccgacctgcagaagcatcagcgaattcacactggagagagaccgtttcaatgtccagactgcgagaaGTGCTATAAACGTTTTGGGGAATTGTTAcaacatcaacgtgttcacactgacgagagaccgtttaggtgctctcactgcgggactgggttcagacgatcatctcatctcactgtacatcagcgaactcacactggggagaggccatttgtttgctccgagtgtgggaagagattcattcagtcatccgaaCTTCTGaatcaccagcaaattcacactgatgagagaccatttcattgtccagactgcgggaattgTTATAaatgttctggggaactgatgcgccatcaacgtgttcacactgacaagagaccgtttaggtgctctcgttgtgggactgggttcagacaatcgtctcacctcactgcacatcagcgaattcacactggggagaggccattcgcctgctcctggtgtgggaagggattcactcagtcatccgccttgcagaagcaccagcgagttcacactggggagagaccgttcacctgttccaagtgtaggaagggattcgccacttcatccctcctgctgaaacaccaacgaggccacaaataa